A genomic window from Planococcus rifietoensis includes:
- a CDS encoding MFS transporter, with amino-acid sequence MNHLQQKLWTKDFIILSLINFFLIFVYLLLNATIALYALQEWNATTGQAGLVAGIFIIGALAGRLLTGSIIEKVGYKSLLIVGLIFFTATILLYFVNFGLAFFMVSRFLNGVTLGVATTVIGTLVVLTIPESKRGEGIGYFSVSTAMATGLGPFTGLYMTQHTEFVMIFLFCLVLGIVSTLVGFFITVPKIEKTEVEPTRKGCKLSDLIEPKAIPISFIVLIMTFCFSSVLSFINLYAIELNLVDTASFFFIVYTISVLISRPFSGRLMDSIGPNYVIYPAFFMFGVGMILLSTANSSGTLLAAAALIGLGFGNISSISQTIAVTVAAPHRMGLATATFFIFFDIGNGFGPSLLGIVIPVIGFPATYAILGFAVLAMPFLYYVLHGKEEKKARMNLIDNK; translated from the coding sequence GTGAATCATTTACAGCAGAAATTATGGACTAAAGATTTCATTATTCTATCTTTGATCAATTTTTTCTTAATCTTTGTCTATCTTCTATTAAATGCCACAATCGCTCTATACGCGCTACAAGAATGGAATGCTACTACCGGACAAGCAGGACTGGTGGCGGGAATATTTATCATTGGCGCATTGGCGGGTCGGTTGCTAACTGGATCGATCATTGAAAAAGTCGGTTATAAATCCTTATTGATCGTTGGGCTTATCTTTTTTACGGCAACGATTCTCCTGTATTTTGTGAATTTCGGACTCGCGTTTTTCATGGTTAGCCGTTTTTTGAATGGTGTGACACTGGGGGTTGCGACTACTGTCATCGGCACGCTTGTGGTGCTTACGATTCCGGAGTCGAAGAGAGGAGAAGGAATTGGCTATTTCTCCGTCAGTACTGCTATGGCTACAGGGCTTGGCCCATTTACGGGACTTTATATGACACAACATACCGAATTTGTGATGATTTTTCTCTTCTGCCTAGTACTGGGGATTGTGAGTACGCTGGTTGGCTTTTTCATCACTGTGCCTAAAATAGAGAAAACAGAAGTGGAACCAACTAGAAAAGGCTGCAAGCTTTCTGATCTTATTGAACCGAAAGCCATTCCCATCAGTTTTATTGTTCTGATCATGACTTTTTGTTTCTCAAGTGTTCTTTCTTTTATAAATTTATATGCGATTGAATTGAATTTGGTGGATACAGCTAGTTTTTTCTTTATTGTTTATACAATCAGCGTCTTGATATCACGGCCATTTAGCGGGCGGTTGATGGATAGTATCGGTCCGAATTACGTGATCTACCCGGCTTTTTTCATGTTCGGAGTTGGAATGATTCTTCTCAGTACAGCAAACAGTTCTGGCACGTTGTTAGCCGCAGCTGCTCTAATAGGGCTTGGTTTTGGTAATATTTCGTCCATCAGCCAGACCATCGCAGTGACTGTCGCTGCGCCCCACCGGATGGGTCTTGCTACTGCAACGTTCTTCATCTTCTTTGATATTGGAAATGGATTTGGCCCTTCTCTTTTAGGGATTGTCATTCCGGTAATTGGCTTTCCTGCCACGTATGCAATATTGGGTTTTGCAGTTTTGGCGATGCCCTTCCTTTATTATGTATTGCATGGAAAGGAAGAGAAGAAAGCCCGCATGAACTTGATAGATAATAAATAA
- a CDS encoding GNAT family N-acetyltransferase, which yields MNLRVESLLDNRKDIKKVKELYEGSFPQNERMPMNLLLWKAKKNFVDFLVIYDKEEFVGFTYLITREDLTYVLYIAIDSTVRSKGYGSLALAQINEKFPNNRIILNIEVVDETADNYEQRITRRKFYTRNGYEGSSFQYRDRWGLYEIMIRGDKMNTEEFYALLKKFAGSLLFSIFKPHITASVKNPNSSFK from the coding sequence ATGAATTTAAGAGTTGAATCGTTACTAGATAATCGCAAGGACATCAAAAAGGTTAAGGAACTATACGAGGGTTCATTTCCTCAGAATGAACGGATGCCTATGAACCTATTGCTATGGAAAGCGAAAAAGAATTTTGTGGATTTTCTAGTTATCTATGACAAGGAAGAATTTGTTGGATTTACCTATTTAATCACGCGTGAAGATTTGACGTATGTCCTGTATATAGCGATTGACAGTACTGTGAGATCAAAAGGATATGGCAGCTTGGCACTTGCCCAAATTAATGAGAAGTTCCCAAACAATCGAATTATACTCAATATTGAAGTCGTCGATGAGACCGCAGACAATTACGAGCAGCGGATTACAAGAAGAAAGTTCTACACCCGAAACGGTTATGAAGGTTCATCATTCCAATATAGAGACCGCTGGGGTTTATATGAAATTATGATCCGTGGAGACAAGATGAATACGGAAGAATTTTATGCTTTATTGAAAAAATTTGCGGGATCGTTGCTGTTCTCGATCTTCAAACCACATATTACGGCATCTGTAAAAAATCCGAATTCTTCCTTTAAATAA